A window of Gemmatimonadaceae bacterium contains these coding sequences:
- a CDS encoding DUF2238 domain-containing protein: protein MNDRTLVLTLALVLAALLAWSGIAPYERGTWIMEVAPILIAVPVMVLTYRRFPLTRLLYVLVFVHAVILLVGGAYTYARVPLGFWMQEVLGASRNPYDKIGHFAQGFVPAMVAREVLWRGKHVNGKKMLAFLSICVAMAISACYELVEWGAALALGQGAEEFLGTQGYVWDTQSDMWYALLGSTLAMLLLSRWHDREMERLR, encoded by the coding sequence ATGAACGATCGCACCCTCGTCCTCACGCTGGCGTTGGTCCTGGCGGCGCTCCTGGCCTGGTCGGGAATTGCGCCCTACGAGCGCGGCACATGGATCATGGAAGTGGCGCCGATCCTCATCGCGGTCCCAGTGATGGTGCTCACGTACCGACGCTTCCCGCTCACGCGGTTGCTCTACGTGCTCGTCTTCGTGCACGCGGTGATCCTGCTGGTGGGCGGCGCCTACACCTACGCGCGCGTCCCGCTGGGCTTCTGGATGCAGGAGGTGCTTGGGGCGAGCCGCAATCCGTACGACAAGATCGGGCACTTCGCGCAGGGATTCGTCCCGGCGATGGTCGCGCGCGAGGTGTTGTGGCGCGGGAAGCACGTGAACGGGAAGAAGATGCTGGCCTTCCTCAGCATCTGCGTGGCGATGGCGATCAGCGCCTGCTACGAACTGGTGGAGTGGGGGGCGGCGCTGGCGCTGGGGCAGGGGGCCGAGGAGTTTCTGGGGACGCAGGGATACGTGTGGGACACACAGTCCGACATGTGGTACGCCCTGCTTGGGTCGACGCTGGCGATGCTGCTGCTCTCACGATGGCATGATCGCGAGATGGAACGGCTGCGGTAG
- a CDS encoding DUF1501 domain-containing protein: protein MTHHSDDCGCQEYRELSRRGFVTATGLQVAALAMPAGVPAWLPKVQYAASANSSRDVLVSIFMRGGADGLTLVAPFGDPAYYLGRPSIAVPRPDSSSAVRGTALDNFFMLPPGMKALYPAYLANQLLVVHATGQKATNSRSHFEAERYLEAGKPADYSIATGWLARHLMTSTPAAANAPLRGISLSWGGTRLTLTGAPKTLPIPDPANYRHLAPDATVLDRLYATGWAPVRDSAKDALRTVALLQGIGFSRYAPANGAVYPDTDFGRGLRSLAAIIKADSGVEAAHMDIGGWDTHANQGPTNGQMHDLMSDFAGSLGAFWADVCQGAASHNVTVVAVSEFGRNVRENGSQGTDHGRASVAFFMGQGIAGGRVLSQWPGLDRAVLEDGQDLKVTIDHRDLLAEVVKYRLGNPNVSTIFPNYVPVDRGVTTSGPSATVTVRQPQLQVKPRAASRR, encoded by the coding sequence ATGACGCATCACTCGGACGACTGCGGGTGCCAGGAGTACCGCGAGCTTTCCCGCCGCGGCTTCGTGACGGCGACCGGATTGCAGGTGGCGGCACTGGCGATGCCGGCGGGCGTTCCCGCCTGGCTCCCCAAGGTGCAATACGCCGCCAGCGCCAACTCCTCGCGCGACGTGCTGGTCTCGATCTTCATGCGCGGCGGCGCCGACGGGCTCACGCTCGTGGCCCCGTTCGGCGACCCTGCCTACTACCTCGGGCGCCCGAGCATCGCCGTCCCCCGCCCCGACTCGTCCAGTGCCGTGCGTGGCACCGCGCTGGACAACTTCTTCATGCTTCCGCCGGGGATGAAGGCGCTGTACCCCGCCTACCTCGCCAACCAGCTGCTCGTGGTGCACGCGACGGGGCAGAAGGCGACCAACTCGCGCTCGCACTTCGAGGCCGAGCGGTACCTGGAGGCGGGCAAGCCGGCCGACTACAGCATTGCCACCGGATGGCTGGCGCGACACCTCATGACGTCGACACCGGCCGCGGCTAACGCGCCATTGCGGGGGATCTCGCTCTCGTGGGGGGGAACGCGCCTCACGCTGACGGGGGCGCCCAAGACGCTCCCCATCCCCGACCCGGCGAACTACCGTCACCTCGCACCCGACGCCACGGTGCTCGACCGGCTCTACGCGACCGGGTGGGCGCCGGTGCGCGACTCGGCCAAGGACGCCTTGCGCACCGTGGCGCTGCTGCAGGGGATCGGCTTCTCTCGTTATGCACCGGCCAACGGCGCGGTGTATCCCGACACCGACTTCGGGCGGGGGCTGCGGTCGCTGGCGGCGATCATCAAGGCCGACTCCGGGGTGGAAGCGGCACACATGGACATCGGCGGGTGGGACACGCACGCCAACCAGGGGCCCACCAACGGGCAGATGCATGACCTGATGTCCGACTTCGCGGGCTCGCTGGGCGCGTTCTGGGCCGACGTCTGCCAGGGGGCCGCCAGCCACAACGTGACCGTGGTGGCCGTGTCGGAGTTCGGGCGCAACGTGCGCGAGAACGGGTCGCAGGGCACGGACCACGGGCGGGCGAGCGTGGCGTTCTTCATGGGACAGGGGATCGCCGGTGGGCGCGTCCTTTCCCAGTGGCCCGGGCTCGACCGCGCGGTGCTCGAAGACGGGCAGGACCTCAAGGTCACGATCGACCATCGCGACCTGCTCGCCGAGGTGGTGAAGTACCGGCTCGGCAACCCGAACGTATCGACGATCTTCCCGAACTACGTCCCCGTCGACCGTGGCGTAACGACCTCCGGCCCTTCCGCCACCGTCACCGTCCGCCAGCCGCAATTGCAGGTGAAACCCCGCGCCGCTTCGCGCAGGTAG